The following proteins are co-located in the Clostridiales bacterium genome:
- a CDS encoding response regulator codes for MKVILVDDEELSLKRLGDMLKELSDVEICGLFYTAADALRYIRVAKVDAVFLDICIPEVDGLTLASKIQEIDSSINVVFVTGYDEYAVTAFELEAVDYLMKPIGKDRLERTIQRLLRACAERQIAQYLRVSCLGGFQAAPSNSSFSSISWRSPKTEELFAFLIFKRKVSRDEIINTLWDDLDPDKALKNINTTVYYIRKALSPFGLEKCITTTHKEIRINSDLISCDLYELEKLLSKATRGSFIDPTDLLIELYGGELFQGKAYEWSFAKSRSLESSFIKALLSAADYHRNNFNYAAAERIYQVILSIDPLNEDACGSMIKLCLLSGRKTEAQRLYLRLENLLMNELGEKPQEKLRKLME; via the coding sequence AAATTTGCGGACTTTTTTATACTGCTGCCGATGCATTGAGATACATTAGAGTAGCAAAGGTTGACGCTGTTTTTTTGGATATATGTATTCCGGAAGTAGACGGTCTCACCCTAGCAAGTAAAATTCAGGAGATCGACAGTTCCATCAACGTTGTTTTTGTGACAGGTTACGATGAATACGCCGTCACTGCATTTGAATTGGAAGCAGTGGATTATTTAATGAAGCCCATTGGAAAAGACCGTCTAGAGAGGACAATCCAGCGGCTTTTACGGGCCTGCGCAGAACGTCAAATCGCTCAGTATTTAAGGGTTTCCTGCCTTGGCGGGTTTCAAGCTGCCCCCAGTAACTCAAGTTTCAGCAGTATCAGCTGGAGATCACCAAAAACAGAAGAGCTCTTTGCATTTCTTATTTTTAAGCGTAAGGTTAGTCGCGATGAAATTATTAATACTCTGTGGGACGACTTAGATCCGGACAAGGCCTTAAAGAACATCAATACGACTGTGTACTATATCCGCAAGGCCCTCAGCCCCTTTGGCCTTGAAAAGTGTATCACTACAACTCATAAAGAAATCCGCATCAACAGCGACCTGATATCCTGTGACTTGTACGAACTGGAAAAGCTCCTGAGCAAAGCCACTCGTGGCAGCTTCATCGATCCAACGGACCTTTTAATCGAGCTCTATGGCGGTGAGCTTTTTCAGGGGAAAGCCTACGAATGGTCCTTTGCAAAATCGAGGAGCCTTGAAAGCAGCTTCATCAAGGCCCTTTTATCCGCTGCAGATTATCATAGAAATAATTTTAATTATGCGGCGGCCGAGAGAATCTATCAGGTAATTTTATCCATTGATCCTCTTAATGAAGATGCCTGCGGCAGCATGATAAAGCTTTGCTTATTATCAGGGAGAAAAACGGAAGCCCAACGCCTATACCTTCGTCTTGAGAATCTCTTGATGAATGAGCTGGGAGAAAAACCACAAGAAAAACTGCGTAAGCTTATGGAATAA
- a CDS encoding carbohydrate-binding domain-containing protein, which produces MKQVFKKSAAILLILCMIITLIPQYAFAGDVTIQSRSNILPLGNPSQWFQFIKINSNGEYESEGAYADIKNYTNTAEGWEWYPDGDSDQGYAKKTLVLKGIQLDTSDPIAITLPDEATIILKDGTTNVVRSTYNGTNESFGIYCYGSLTIEGSGTLQVRGGADVASLEYSGGIHSTGTLEIKDGTINAECGYGEIESKAISSNAMIDISGGTITATGGEAINISYGIYGQTVKISNGTIHAAGGEAINASYGIYGQTLKFSDGTTYAKAEEISSGQYFAVYSSEQNGLDDSGMKVLHKNGNNYTVPVTKEDNGKFYFVDTDYAFDIRIQKAPPASAEIDNVTLSGVVGMPLSGTVTINLSGDTFVSENLAVESDVTNWFAGLSSLSGPVYAVIESFTDMQAVIKFIGTPKSVYTEQISITIPAGNLTGNKAITVIPNVNARFNIQNPPAGATLSNSLILGAVGQSMSGEVTLYLSGCDFKDLGAGNDVSSWFANSPVGLNATVVSIDNKNPIEKLLVRIAGSPLSALEAPIEITIPADKQTSDQPIPVTLNNNARYHITETWDGRRTSMLDLTAESVSYWSTGEQWTSQNPILSDILDSGEGWTWYRYGSEELNYHPKTLVLEDITLETGDLVGIRLPADSIIILKDNTENTVKCLRNGFSTGDTRGIEGMGALSIRGNNGSLYATGGNGDTKTGSVGIFSVGDLTISGGEVEAVGGQIAHTWVSAGLMSRKNIIINGSSIVTARSEESVYSDSQGIRADNYVTFSGESITYAKGNDFAVYGAYGINDSGLTIRQNVDGNYIGATTRWTGFCYKDSSNENATDILISKRQALLSNVTVSGKPGAPLSGEDRLTVSLIYSSFRNDLTVNQNAASWFSNLPPGAQAKVASIDGNRRKVTLAFSGTPVSGSTGPIVVIIPAEQLTDGIILNANVNQYASFDISSNNTAPSASISEKTISGEIGKALPGSATMTINLTDSAFITLNEQDDISNWFTNLPEGLTVTLLSIAEDGFSASIGFSGTPLEECERAMEITIPADKLSINMPLNVTENSNAKYHITEETTAGLKKRTSALDLTVKELWYKSQTETTSADPTSEDITNSVEGWKWYLYGDEEKGYSPKTLELSGINLDTNSAVAAKLPAAASIVLVDGTINRVKSTYHDRFNTYGIEGNGALTIKGSTGELHATGGTTTENNSIGILADKTILIEGGNIYATGGVSSSSYPVVMSVGIVSNQNIIFSGGTIYASASAAPLSRAVYTLEITDTGMQAFQKKEGSYSQGAQVQGGYYIYGTDQTPATDIKITAVPSIPGPSFGGEGTEADPYLITSKDELKEMAQLVNEQNAKYGGKHYRVTANITLNDDINNDPEVWTPIGKNNVTAFTGSFDGDGHAITGLYMNGSASYAGLFGYLDSGSTVRNIGIKGGQIYASGGNSYAGGIAAYNRGGRIEDCFNTASIGGTQSGGITGYNEMGHIQDSYNTGQVVGIIAGGIAGVNQDAEMTIVNCYNTGSVNAVRNSNTAYAGGITGKNYSGTIKNSYNAGAVSTVSAGAGSVYLGGVSAVNNSSTLVDVYWLDSALLIDSSYGDGNTGSAEAKTSEELKAMAQTLNHNAAGLSGQYNNLASWKDDTKHENGGYPLFGTVTNYTLTVSGGGTGATADGSYAAGTIVSIHAGTKEGYTFTGWTTAGSGVFENTSNAETTFTMPEANTTITANWKAKDEPGQGPGPSKPSRPTPSVKTEDTNVLINGKSQSAGKSETTTGSDGKTLTTVTVDSDKLKSLLSAEKEGAKVTIPIKDGVNAGEGKLTGEMVKSMESKSATLVIQKGASSYTLPAAEINITEVSKKLGTNVSLEDITVSVRISEPTNTMAKVVESAEKGKGFTIVAPAVDFTITCTYGGKSVNTTSFNSYVERTIAIPEGVDPSKITTGIVVEPSGTIYHVPTRVTVINGTYYAVINSLTNSTYSVVWNPIEFSDMTKHWAKESVNNMGSRMVVTGVGNNSYDPGRNMTRAEFAAIMVRALGLAPDSAASIFSDVKASSWYSGYIKTAVSYGIIKGYDNGNFGPNDTITREQAMAMLSRAMKVTGLKVNLTDQSISKLIGSYTDSTAISAYAKESVAACLETGITAGRGNNTIAPKSFITRAEVAVMAERLLKKSDLI; this is translated from the coding sequence ATGAAACAAGTATTTAAAAAGAGCGCTGCGATTCTGCTCATCTTGTGTATGATCATTACACTCATACCACAATATGCATTTGCAGGGGATGTTACAATACAGTCGCGCAGTAATATACTTCCATTGGGAAATCCGAGTCAATGGTTTCAATTTATAAAAATTAACAGTAATGGAGAATACGAAAGTGAAGGCGCTTACGCCGACATTAAAAATTATACAAATACCGCGGAAGGATGGGAGTGGTATCCGGATGGAGATTCAGATCAAGGTTACGCGAAAAAGACACTGGTTTTAAAGGGAATCCAGCTAGATACAAGCGACCCGATTGCCATAACGCTTCCGGATGAGGCTACCATCATCCTGAAGGATGGGACCACAAATGTAGTACGAAGTACATATAACGGCACCAATGAATCGTTTGGTATTTATTGCTATGGAAGCTTAACCATAGAAGGAAGCGGTACGCTGCAGGTTAGAGGCGGAGCGGATGTCGCCAGCCTGGAATACAGCGGAGGCATCCATTCAACCGGAACTCTGGAAATTAAAGATGGAACGATTAATGCGGAATGCGGATATGGAGAGATTGAAAGCAAGGCGATCTCTTCCAATGCGATGATTGATATTTCCGGAGGGACCATTACTGCAACGGGTGGAGAAGCGATTAATATCAGCTACGGCATCTACGGGCAAACAGTAAAAATTAGCAACGGAACAATTCATGCGGCAGGTGGAGAAGCGATCAACGCAAGCTATGGAATCTACGGTCAAACGCTAAAGTTCAGTGACGGAACCACTTATGCGAAAGCAGAGGAAATTTCTTCAGGCCAGTACTTTGCAGTATATAGCAGTGAACAAAATGGTCTTGATGACAGTGGAATGAAAGTTCTACATAAGAATGGAAATAATTACACAGTGCCAGTGACAAAAGAGGATAACGGTAAGTTCTATTTTGTCGATACCGATTATGCCTTTGACATTCGGATTCAAAAGGCACCGCCTGCCAGCGCAGAGATTGATAATGTGACGCTCTCCGGCGTGGTAGGAATGCCGCTATCCGGTACAGTTACAATCAATCTGTCGGGAGATACATTTGTATCAGAAAACTTGGCAGTAGAAAGCGATGTAACAAATTGGTTTGCCGGTTTAAGCAGTTTATCGGGCCCGGTTTATGCTGTAATTGAGTCATTTACGGATATGCAGGCAGTCATTAAATTTATTGGAACACCAAAATCGGTATATACTGAGCAAATATCAATCACGATACCAGCTGGAAACTTGACCGGTAACAAGGCAATTACTGTAATACCAAATGTAAACGCCAGATTTAATATCCAAAATCCTCCGGCAGGCGCTACTCTTTCAAACTCGTTGATTTTGGGAGCAGTGGGCCAGTCTATGAGCGGTGAGGTAACCCTCTATCTGTCAGGCTGTGATTTCAAAGATCTGGGTGCAGGAAATGACGTTTCCAGTTGGTTTGCAAACAGTCCTGTGGGATTAAACGCAACGGTTGTCAGTATCGATAATAAAAACCCCATTGAGAAGCTGCTTGTCCGAATTGCCGGATCACCGCTTTCCGCGCTGGAAGCGCCAATAGAAATTACAATTCCAGCAGATAAGCAGACCTCCGACCAGCCAATTCCTGTGACTTTAAATAATAACGCACGGTACCACATTACTGAGACATGGGATGGCAGGCGGACTTCCATGCTTGATTTAACCGCAGAAAGCGTTAGTTATTGGAGCACTGGTGAACAATGGACCAGCCAGAACCCAATTCTATCTGATATTCTAGACTCCGGTGAGGGATGGACATGGTATCGGTATGGCAGCGAGGAATTGAACTACCATCCGAAAACCCTCGTTTTAGAGGATATAACACTGGAGACAGGAGATCTTGTAGGGATTAGATTGCCGGCTGATTCCATAATCATTCTTAAGGATAACACTGAGAATACTGTTAAATGCTTACGGAATGGCTTTAGCACCGGTGATACCCGTGGTATCGAAGGCATGGGTGCACTTAGTATTCGAGGAAATAACGGCAGTCTCTATGCTACAGGGGGAAACGGTGATACAAAAACAGGCAGCGTAGGGATATTCTCAGTGGGAGATCTCACCATCTCCGGAGGCGAAGTAGAAGCTGTCGGAGGACAGATAGCACACACATGGGTTAGCGCAGGCCTCATGTCACGTAAAAATATAATCATTAACGGCAGCAGCATTGTGACAGCCAGAAGTGAGGAATCAGTATACAGTGACAGCCAGGGAATACGGGCTGATAACTACGTGACCTTTTCCGGTGAAAGCATCACTTACGCAAAAGGAAATGATTTTGCGGTATACGGTGCATATGGGATCAATGACTCCGGCCTGACCATCCGTCAGAATGTAGATGGCAATTACATTGGAGCAACAACACGATGGACAGGCTTCTGTTACAAGGACAGCTCGAATGAAAATGCAACCGATATCCTGATTAGTAAGCGTCAAGCGCTTCTTTCTAACGTTACTGTCTCCGGCAAGCCGGGTGCACCTCTTTCGGGTGAAGATCGTTTAACCGTAAGTCTAATTTACAGCAGCTTTAGGAATGACCTGACAGTGAACCAGAACGCAGCAAGCTGGTTTTCAAATCTACCCCCAGGAGCACAAGCCAAGGTAGCCTCTATCGATGGGAACAGAAGGAAAGTAACCCTCGCATTCTCGGGTACGCCAGTGTCTGGAAGTACGGGTCCTATAGTTGTCATTATTCCGGCAGAACAGTTGACTGACGGCATTATTTTAAACGCCAATGTAAACCAGTATGCAAGCTTTGATATCAGTTCAAATAATACAGCGCCCAGCGCCTCCATTTCAGAGAAAACCATCAGTGGTGAAATCGGAAAAGCGTTGCCTGGCAGTGCAACAATGACCATCAACTTGACAGACAGTGCATTTATCACTTTAAATGAACAGGATGATATCAGCAATTGGTTTACCAATTTACCGGAGGGTCTCACCGTAACGCTGCTCAGCATTGCAGAAGATGGTTTTAGTGCATCAATCGGTTTTTCAGGGACTCCCCTTGAAGAATGCGAACGCGCAATGGAGATCACCATACCGGCTGATAAGCTGAGCATCAATATGCCGCTGAATGTCACAGAAAATAGTAACGCCAAGTATCATATTACCGAAGAGACAACAGCAGGGCTTAAAAAGCGTACGAGTGCTCTTGATCTGACCGTAAAAGAACTTTGGTACAAATCACAAACAGAGACCACAAGCGCAGATCCGACTTCTGAAGACATTACAAACAGCGTTGAAGGCTGGAAGTGGTACCTTTATGGAGATGAAGAAAAGGGTTATAGTCCCAAAACACTCGAACTAAGCGGCATTAATCTTGATACTAATTCTGCTGTTGCTGCAAAACTACCGGCTGCTGCCAGCATTGTGCTGGTAGATGGAACCATTAATAGGGTAAAAAGCACATATCACGACCGCTTTAATACATATGGAATTGAAGGCAACGGTGCGCTGACTATAAAGGGTAGCACCGGAGAATTACACGCCACAGGAGGCACTACAACCGAGAACAACAGCATAGGCATCCTGGCAGATAAAACAATTTTGATTGAGGGTGGAAATATTTACGCAACCGGAGGCGTTTCATCCTCTAGTTATCCGGTAGTAATGAGTGTTGGAATCGTATCCAATCAAAATATCATATTTTCCGGCGGTACGATTTACGCAAGCGCAAGTGCGGCCCCTCTATCCCGAGCAGTATACACGCTGGAAATTACAGATACTGGAATGCAAGCGTTTCAGAAGAAAGAAGGCAGCTATTCGCAGGGGGCTCAGGTACAGGGCGGTTACTATATTTACGGAACCGATCAAACACCGGCTACAGATATCAAAATTACAGCAGTACCTTCTATACCAGGTCCAAGCTTTGGCGGAGAAGGAACGGAAGCGGATCCTTACCTAATTACCAGCAAGGATGAACTAAAAGAAATGGCTCAGCTTGTGAATGAGCAAAATGCAAAATATGGCGGCAAGCACTATCGGGTGACGGCAAATATCACGCTCAATGATGATATTAATAATGACCCCGAAGTATGGACTCCCATTGGAAAAAACAATGTGACAGCATTTACAGGTTCCTTTGATGGCGACGGCCATGCGATTACAGGACTTTATATGAACGGATCAGCATCTTATGCAGGACTCTTCGGTTATCTTGATAGCGGCAGCACAGTAAGGAACATAGGTATCAAAGGTGGACAGATTTATGCATCCGGAGGAAATTCCTATGCGGGAGGAATTGCAGCTTACAACCGAGGAGGCAGAATTGAGGACTGCTTCAATACTGCTTCCATCGGAGGGACGCAGTCAGGCGGTATCACAGGATATAATGAAATGGGGCATATTCAGGACAGCTATAATACAGGCCAAGTCGTAGGTATTATAGCCGGAGGAATCGCAGGAGTCAACCAAGACGCAGAGATGACCATTGTTAACTGTTACAACACCGGAAGTGTGAACGCCGTTCGTAACAGTAATACAGCCTATGCAGGCGGTATCACAGGAAAAAATTATTCTGGTACCATTAAAAATAGCTATAATGCAGGTGCTGTTTCCACCGTCAGCGCTGGGGCAGGATCCGTCTATCTCGGCGGTGTATCCGCAGTAAATAATAGCAGCACTCTGGTGGATGTATATTGGTTGGATAGCGCATTGTTAATAGACAGTTCATATGGAGACGGTAACACCGGCAGTGCGGAAGCGAAGACCTCGGAAGAGCTGAAAGCAATGGCACAGACCCTGAATCATAATGCCGCAGGATTGTCTGGCCAGTATAACAATCTTGCATCGTGGAAAGACGATACAAAGCATGAAAATGGAGGATATCCACTCTTTGGTACAGTAACAAACTATACACTGACCGTTAGCGGCGGAGGAACAGGAGCTACGGCGGACGGCAGCTACGCCGCAGGGACAATCGTCTCCATTCATGCAGGCACGAAGGAAGGATATACCTTCACTGGTTGGACTACTGCAGGCAGCGGTGTCTTTGAAAACACCAGCAATGCAGAAACTACCTTTACGATGCCGGAAGCAAATACGACCATCACAGCAAACTGGAAAGCGAAAGACGAACCAGGACAGGGGCCAGGGCCGAGCAAACCATCTCGACCAACTCCAAGCGTCAAAACAGAAGATACAAATGTGCTCATCAACGGGAAATCCCAGTCCGCAGGAAAATCTGAGACCACGACAGGATCAGATGGAAAAACACTTACAACGGTAACAGTAGACTCTGACAAGCTGAAATCCCTTCTTTCAGCGGAAAAAGAAGGCGCAAAGGTAACCATTCCAATCAAGGATGGAGTCAATGCAGGAGAAGGCAAGCTGACCGGCGAGATGGTCAAGTCCATGGAGAGCAAGAGTGCGACTCTCGTGATTCAGAAAGGCGCTTCCAGTTATACATTGCCTGCTGCGGAAATCAATATCACTGAGGTATCCAAAAAGCTTGGAACCAATGTATCACTTGAGGATATTACCGTATCCGTAAGAATTTCTGAACCCACAAATACAATGGCAAAAGTAGTTGAAAGCGCAGAAAAAGGCAAAGGCTTTACCATTGTAGCTCCGGCGGTAGATTTCACAATCACCTGCACCTACGGAGGAAAATCGGTAAATACAACTAGCTTTAACTCCTATGTGGAGCGTACCATCGCGATTCCCGAAGGTGTTGATCCTTCAAAAATCACCACAGGAATCGTAGTTGAACCAAGCGGAACGATCTATCATGTTCCGACCAGAGTAACGGTGATCAACGGAACTTACTATGCGGTGATCAACAGCCTGACAAACAGTACCTATTCGGTCGTTTGGAATCCCATTGAATTCTCCGACATGACGAAGCACTGGGCCAAGGAATCAGTGAACAACATGGGATCCAGAATGGTTGTCACAGGTGTTGGAAACAACAGCTACGATCCAGGAAGAAATATGACACGTGCAGAGTTCGCTGCAATCATGGTGAGAGCCCTTGGCTTGGCGCCGGACAGCGCCGCCAGCATCTTCAGCGACGTCAAAGCATCCTCCTGGTATAGCGGATATATCAAAACAGCTGTATCCTACGGAATCATCAAAGGTTACGATAACGGTAACTTCGGGCCCAATGACACGATTACACGGGAGCAGGCTATGGCGATGCTATCAAGAGCAATGAAGGTTACAGGGCTGAAGGTTAATCTGACAGATCAGAGCATCAGTAAGTTAATCGGTAGCTATACAGACAGCACAGCAATATCCGCTTATGCAAAGGAGAGCGTTGCAGCTTGCCTTGAAACAGGCATTACGGCTGGACGCGGAAACAACACCATCGCACCGAAGAGCTTTATTACAAGGGCAGAGGTAGCGGTAATGGCAGAGCGTCTGCTAAAGAAATCTGACTTAATTTAA
- a CDS encoding S-layer homology domain-containing protein — MQKLPLRCRKQIRPSQQTGKRKTNQDRGQGRANHLDQLQASKQKIQMCSSTGNPSPQENLRPRQDQMETLTTVTVDSDKLKSLLSAEKEGAKVTIPIKDGVNAGEGKLTGEMVKSMESKSATLVIQKGASSYTLPAAEINITEVSKKLGTNVSLEDITVSVRISEPTNTMAKVVESAEKGKGFTIVAPAVDFTITCTYGGKSVNTASFNSYVERTIAIPEGVDPSKITTGIVVEPSGTIYHVPTRVTVINGTYYAVINSLTNSTYSVVWNPIEFSDMTKHWAKESVNNMGSRMVVTGVGNNSYDPGRNMTRAEFAAIMVRALGLAPDSAASTFSDVKASSWYSGYIKTAVSYGIIKGYDNGNFGPNDTITREQAMAMLSRAMKVTGLKVNLTDQSISKLIGSYTDSTVISAYAKESVAACLETGITAGRGNNTIAPKSFITRAEVAVMAERLLKKSDLI, encoded by the coding sequence ATGCAGAAACTACCTTTACGATGCCGGAAGCAAATACGACCATCACAGCAAACTGGAAAGCGAAAGACGAACCAGGACAGGGGCCAGGGCCGAGCAAACCATCTCGACCAACTCCAAGCGTCAAAACAGAAGATACAAATGTGCTCATCAACGGGAAATCCCAGTCCGCAGGAAAATCTGAGACCACGACAGGATCAGATGGAAACACTTACAACGGTAACAGTAGACTCTGACAAGCTGAAATCCCTTCTTTCAGCGGAAAAAGAAGGCGCAAAGGTAACCATTCCAATCAAGGATGGAGTCAATGCAGGAGAAGGCAAGCTGACCGGCGAGATGGTCAAGTCCATGGAGAGCAAGAGTGCGACTCTCGTGATTCAGAAAGGCGCTTCCAGTTATACATTGCCTGCTGCGGAAATCAATATCACTGAGGTATCCAAAAAGCTTGGAACCAATGTATCACTTGAGGATATTACTGTATCCGTAAGAATTTCTGAACCCACAAATACAATGGCAAAAGTAGTAGAAAGCGCAGAAAAAGGCAAAGGCTTTACCATTGTAGCTCCGGCGGTAGATTTCACAATCACCTGCACCTACGGAGGAAAATCGGTAAATACAGCTAGCTTTAACTCCTATGTGGAGCGTACCATCGCGATTCCCGAAGGTGTTGATCCTTCAAAAATCACCACAGGAATCGTAGTTGAACCAAGCGGAACGATCTATCATGTTCCGACCAGAGTAACGGTGATCAACGGAACTTACTATGCGGTGATCAACAGCCTGACAAACAGTACCTATTCGGTCGTTTGGAATCCCATTGAATTCTCCGACATGACGAAGCACTGGGCCAAGGAATCAGTGAACAACATGGGATCCAGAATGGTTGTCACAGGTGTTGGAAACAACAGCTACGATCCCGGAAGAAATATGACACGTGCAGAGTTCGCTGCAATCATGGTGAGAGCCCTTGGCTTGGCGCCGGACAGCGCCGCCAGCACCTTCAGCGACGTCAAAGCATCCTCCTGGTATAGCGGATATATCAAAACAGCTGTATCCTACGGAATCATCAAAGGCTACGATAACGGTAACTTCGGACCCAATGACACGATTACACGGGAGCAGGCTATGGCGATGTTATCAAGAGCAATGAAGGTTACAGGGCTGAAGGTTAATCTGACAGATCAGAGCATCAGTAAGTTAATCGGTAGCTATACAGACAGCACAGTAATATCCGCTTATGCAAAGGAGAGCGTTGCAGCTTGCCTTGAAACAGGCATTACGGCTGGACGCGGAAACAACACCATCGCACCAAAGAGCTTCATTACAAGGGCAGAGGTAGCGGTAATGGCAGAGCGTCTGCTAAAGAAATCTGACTTAATTTAA